The Kribbella shirazensis genomic interval CGCAGCGGGTCTCGACGATCATCGACGCCGACCAGATCCTCGTGCTCGAGGACGGCGCGATCGTCGGCAAGGGAACCCATCAGGAGTTGCTCGACACGTGCCCGACGTACGTCGAGATCGTCGAGTCGCAGCGTTCCGCGGAGGAGGCAGCGTGAGCGAGGAACAACAGCCGGCCTCCGGCGGCACGACGGTGAAGGCGACCGAGCGGCCGACCGGCGGACGCGGGTTCGGGCCTCCGGGAGGTATCCCGGGGGACAAGTCGATGAACTTTCTGCCGTCGGCCAAGCGGTTGCTGCGGCGGCTGCGGCCGCACCGGGTCCAGCTGTCGCTGGTCATCCTGCTCGCGGTCGGCAGTGTCGGGTTGTCGGTGCTCGGCCCGAAGATCCTCGGTCGTGCGACCGACATCATCTTCTCCGGCGCGATCGGCAAACAGCTGCCGAGTGGTCTGAGCAAGGAGCAGGTCGTCGAGCAGACCCGTGCGTCCGGCAACGGCCGGCTGGCGGACCTGCTGCAGGGAATCGACCTGATTCCCGGCGTCGGGATCGACTTCGATGCCCTGCGCAACGTCCTGCTGCTGGTCCTGGTGCTGTACGTCGGCGCGTTCTTCCTGTCCTGGGCGCAGGGGTACATCCTGAACGGCATCGTCCAGCGGACCGTCCTGGACCTGCGGGCCGAGGTCGAGGACAAGCTGAACAGGCTGCCGCTGAGCTACTTCGACGGTGCGCCGCGCGGTGAGCTGCTCAGCCGGGTGACGAACGACATCGACAACATCTCGACCAGCCTGCAGCAGACCCTGAGCCAGCTGCTCACCTCGCTGCTGACGGTCATCGGAGTGGTCACGATGATGTTCGTGATCTCCCCGCTGCTGGCGCTGATCGCACTGATCACCATCCCGATCTCGATGGTGCTGACGGCCGTGATCGCGAAGCGCTCGCAGGCGCGGTTCGTCGCGCAGTGGCGGCATACCGGCGCCTTGAACGGTCAGATCGAGGAGGCGTTCACCGGGCACGAGCTGGTGAAGGTCTTCGGGCGGCAGAAGGAGATCGAGGCGAGCTTCGCGGAGAAGAACGAGGAGCTGTACAAGGCCGCGTTCGGGGCGCAGTTCATCTCCGGCCTGATCATGCCGCTGATGATGTTCATCGGAAACGTGAACTACGTGGTCATCGCGGTCGTCGGTGGTCTGCGGGTCGCGTCCGGAACGATGTCGCTGGGCGACGTGCAGGCGTTCATCCAGTACTCGCGGCAGTTCACCCAGCCGCTGACCCAGGTGGCATCGATGGCGAACCTGCTGCAGTCGGGTGTCGCGTCGGCCGAGCGGGTGTTCGAGGTACTGGACGCCGAGGAGCAGGTGCCGGACGACGCGTCGCCGGTGAAGGTGACCGACTCGCGTGGACGGGTCGAGTTCGAGCACGTGTCGTTCTCGTACGACCCGGACAAGCCGCTGATCACCGACCTGAGCCTGGTCGCGGAACCCGGTCAGACGGTCGCGATCGTCGGTCCGACCGGCGCCGGGAAGACCACACTGGTCAACCTGATCATGCGGTTCTACGAGCTGAACGCCGGACGGATCACGCTCGACGGTGTGGACATCACCGAGCTCACCCGGCACGACCTGCGCTCGCGGATCGGCATGGTGCTCCAGGACACCTGGCTGTTCGGCGGCACGATCCGCGACAACCTCCTGTACGGCAACCTGGACGCCACCGAGGAGGACATGCTGGCGGCGGCCACGGCGACGTACGTCGACCGCTTCGTGCACAGCCTGCCCGACGGCTACGACACGGTGATCGACGAGGAAGGCAGCAACGTCAGCGCCGGTGAGAAGCAGCTGCTCACCATCGCCCGCGCGTTCCTGGCGGACCCGCAGTTGCTGATCCTGGACGAGGCGACGAGCTCGGTCGACACCCGCACGGAGGTCCTGGTGCAGCGCGCCATGGCCGCTCTGCGGTGGGACCGCACCAGCTTCGTCATCGCGCACCGCCTGTCGACCATCCGCGACGCCGACCTGATCCTGGTCATGGAGGACGGCGCCATCGTCGAACAGGGCAACCACAACGAGCTCCTCGCCCTGGACGGCGCCTACTCCCGCCTCTACAACGCGCAGTTCAGCGGCGCGATCGTCGACATCGACGAGGAAGCGGCGGCCATCGCACCCCCGGTCGCCGCCCCGGCCGGCCGGCCGATGGCCCGCTGACCCGACCGCGGGGCGCCACCTGAAGCGGGTGGCGCCCCGCGGGGTCAGTTCTTCACCAGATCGGGGCGTACGGCGAGCAGCACGCCGAGCGTCGCGTACCCGATCAGCAGGTGACCGCCGCCGACCCAGCGGGCGACGGCGTCGCCGAGCAGGATGGACGCGGGCACGGTGACGACAGCCCAGCTC includes:
- a CDS encoding ABC transporter ATP-binding protein: MNFLPSAKRLLRRLRPHRVQLSLVILLAVGSVGLSVLGPKILGRATDIIFSGAIGKQLPSGLSKEQVVEQTRASGNGRLADLLQGIDLIPGVGIDFDALRNVLLLVLVLYVGAFFLSWAQGYILNGIVQRTVLDLRAEVEDKLNRLPLSYFDGAPRGELLSRVTNDIDNISTSLQQTLSQLLTSLLTVIGVVTMMFVISPLLALIALITIPISMVLTAVIAKRSQARFVAQWRHTGALNGQIEEAFTGHELVKVFGRQKEIEASFAEKNEELYKAAFGAQFISGLIMPLMMFIGNVNYVVIAVVGGLRVASGTMSLGDVQAFIQYSRQFTQPLTQVASMANLLQSGVASAERVFEVLDAEEQVPDDASPVKVTDSRGRVEFEHVSFSYDPDKPLITDLSLVAEPGQTVAIVGPTGAGKTTLVNLIMRFYELNAGRITLDGVDITELTRHDLRSRIGMVLQDTWLFGGTIRDNLLYGNLDATEEDMLAAATATYVDRFVHSLPDGYDTVIDEEGSNVSAGEKQLLTIARAFLADPQLLILDEATSSVDTRTEVLVQRAMAALRWDRTSFVIAHRLSTIRDADLILVMEDGAIVEQGNHNELLALDGAYSRLYNAQFSGAIVDIDEEAAAIAPPVAAPAGRPMAR